The following are encoded in a window of Thamnophis elegans isolate rThaEle1 chromosome 14, rThaEle1.pri, whole genome shotgun sequence genomic DNA:
- the MMP15 gene encoding matrix metalloproteinase-15 isoform X2: MGGRARLLSLLPLLLLPLVPRGSAEPAQSEAEAEAWLRSYGYLPAGPRQPSTLRAARSLAAALAEMQAFYGIPVTGLLDQETRAWMKRPRCGVPDKIGAQVKANMRRKRYALTGRRWNQAHLTFSIQNYTEKLGFFHSYDAIRQAIHVWNQVTPLVFQEIPYNEIRQKRRAEADIMVLFASGFHGDSSPFDGTGGFLAHAYFPGPGMGGDAHFDLDEPWTLDKRDMLGNNLFLVAIHELGHSLGLEHSSNPSAIMAPFYQWMDTDNFRLPEDDLRGIQQLYGTPGQQPTKSLPTVMPRKPDRKPPDKPNRPPQPGLPDHLEPNICDGDFDTVTVLRGEMFIFKGRWFWRVRHNRVLDNYPMPIGYFWRGLPGNIDAAYERQDGRFAFFKGSQYWLFREANLEAGYPQPLSSYGLGLPHDRVDAAVWWEPTGHTFFFRGDRYWRFDEDGSSVGHGYPRKLSIWAGVPAAPRGAFLSPDAGCTGSLTTSG; the protein is encoded by the exons ATGGGCGGCAGGGCCCGTTTGCTGtcgctgctgccgctgctgctgctgccgctggtCCCGCGGGGCTCGGCGGAGCCGGCGCAGAGCGAGGCGGAGGCCGAG GCCTGGCTGCGCTCCTATGGCTACCTGCCCGCCGGCCCCAGGCAGCCCTCCACCCTGCGCGCCGCCCGGAGCCTGGCGGCCGCCCTGGCCGAGATGCAGGCCTTCTACGGCATCCCGGTGACCGGCCTGTTGGACCAGGAGACGCGAGC GTGGATGAAGCGTCCCCGCTGTGGCGTCCCTGATAAAATTGGGGCTCAGGTCAAAGCCAACATGCGGCGGAAGCGATACGCACTGACTGGGCGGAGGTGGAACCAGGCGCACTTGACTTTCAG CATCCAGAACTATACGGAGAAACTGGGGTTCTTCCATTCCTACGACGCCATTCGCCAGGCTATCCATGTGTGGAACCAAGTGACCCCGCTGGTCTTCCAGGAGATCCCCTACAATGAAATCAGACAGAAGAGGAGAGCAGAGGCAGACATCATGGTGCTCTTCGCCTCAGGGTTCCACGGGGACAGTTCCCCCTTTGACGGCACGGGGGGCTTCCTGGCACATGCCTATTTCCCCGGTCCTGGGATGGGAGGAGATGCTCATTTTGACTTGGATGAGCCCTGGACGCTGGACAAGAGGGACATGTTGG GGAACAAtctcttcctggtggccatccatGAGCTGGGCCATTCCTTAGGCCTGGAGCACTCCAGCAATCCCAGTGCCATCATGGCTCCCTTCTACCAGTGGATGGACACAGACAACTTCAGGTTGCCAGAAGATGACCTTCGGGGCATCCAGCAGCTGTATG gGACGCCAGGACAGCAGCCCACCAAATCCCTGCCGACTGTGATGCCCCGGAAGCCAGACCGGAAGCCCCCAGACAAGCCAAACCGCCCCCCCCAGCCTGGCCTCCCTGACCATCTGGAGCCCAACATCTGCGATGGCGACTTTGACACAGTGACGGTTCTGCGTGGAGAGATGTTCATCTTCAAG GGCCGCTGGTTTTGGCGGGTCCGGCATAACCGGGTGCTGGACAACTACCCCATGCCCATCGGGTACTTTTGGAGGGGACTTCCTGGGAACATCGACGCCGCCTACGAGAGGCAAGATGGACGGTTTGCCTTCTTTAAAG GCAGTCAGTACTGGCTCTTCCGAGAGGCAAACCTGGAAGCTGGCTACCCGCAGCCCCTGAGCAGCTATGGGCTGGGCCTTCCTCACGACAGAGTGGATGCTGCGGTGTGGTGGGAGCCCACGGGACACACCTTCTTCTTCCGAGGAGACAG GTACTGGCGCTTTGACGAGGACGGGAGCTCTGTGGGCCATGGCTATCCAAGGAAGCTCAGCATCTGGGCGGGGGTCCCCGCTGCCCCCAGGGGTGCCTTCCTCAGCCCCGATGCCG GTTGTACTGGAAGTTTGACAACGagcggctga
- the CFAP20 gene encoding cilia- and flagella-associated protein 20, whose translation MFKNTFQSGFLSILYSIGSKPLQIWDKKVRNGHIKRITDNDIQSLVLEIEGTNVSTTYITCPADPKKTLGIKLPFLVMIIKNLKKYFTFEVQVLDDKNVRRRFRASNYQSTTRVKPFICTMPMRLDDGWNQIQFNLSDFTRRAYGTNYIETLRVQIHANCRIRRIYFSDRLYSEDELPAEFKLYIPVQNKAKQ comes from the exons ATGTTCAAGAACACGTTCCAGAGCGGCTTCCTGTCCATCCTCTACAGCATCGGGAGCAAGCCGCTGCAGATCTGGGACAAGAAG GTGCGGAACGGCCACATCAAGCGCATCACCGACAATGACATCCAGTCACTGGTGCTGGAGATCGAGGGCACCAACGTCAg CACCACGTACATCACGTGTCCCGCTGACCCAAAGAAGACGCTGGGGATCAAGTTGCCGTTTCTGGTGATGATCATCAAAAACCTGAAGAAGTACTTTACTTTCGAAGTGCAG GTGCTGGATGATAAAAATGTGCGCCGACGGTTCCGTGCCAGTAACTACCAAAGCACCACCCGGGTCAAGCCTTTCATCTGCACCATGCCCATGCGCCTGGATGATGGCTGGAACCAGATCCAGTTCAACCTGTCGGACTTCACTCGCCGGGCCTATGGCACCAACTACATTGAGACCCTGAGAGTCCAG ATCCATGCAAACTGTCGCATCCGCAGGATTTACTTCTCTGACAGACTTTACTCTGAGGACGAGCTTCCTGCTGAGTTCAAACTTTACATTCCTGTCCAGAACAAGGCAAAG CAATGA
- the MMP15 gene encoding matrix metalloproteinase-15 isoform X1 — MGGRARLLSLLPLLLLPLVPRGSAEPAQSEAEAEAWLRSYGYLPAGPRQPSTLRAARSLAAALAEMQAFYGIPVTGLLDQETRAWMKRPRCGVPDKIGAQVKANMRRKRYALTGRRWNQAHLTFSIQNYTEKLGFFHSYDAIRQAIHVWNQVTPLVFQEIPYNEIRQKRRAEADIMVLFASGFHGDSSPFDGTGGFLAHAYFPGPGMGGDAHFDLDEPWTLDKRDMLGNNLFLVAIHELGHSLGLEHSSNPSAIMAPFYQWMDTDNFRLPEDDLRGIQQLYGTPGQQPTKSLPTVMPRKPDRKPPDKPNRPPQPGLPDHLEPNICDGDFDTVTVLRGEMFIFKGRWFWRVRHNRVLDNYPMPIGYFWRGLPGNIDAAYERQDGRFAFFKGSQYWLFREANLEAGYPQPLSSYGLGLPHDRVDAAVWWEPTGHTFFFRGDRYWRFDEDGSSVGHGYPRKLSIWAGVPAAPRGAFLSPDAAYTYFYKGRLYWKFDNERLKTEPGYPKSILRDFMGCQEEVPVEPDPGHRWPDMGRPPFQPRQDKETEEAAAAPHPGPEEEEESAVEKESGGQGGGDVDIVVHINDYPLTVSIVMAVVLLFLLLCVLGLVYVIVQLQRKGRPRMLLYCKRSLQEWV, encoded by the exons ATGGGCGGCAGGGCCCGTTTGCTGtcgctgctgccgctgctgctgctgccgctggtCCCGCGGGGCTCGGCGGAGCCGGCGCAGAGCGAGGCGGAGGCCGAG GCCTGGCTGCGCTCCTATGGCTACCTGCCCGCCGGCCCCAGGCAGCCCTCCACCCTGCGCGCCGCCCGGAGCCTGGCGGCCGCCCTGGCCGAGATGCAGGCCTTCTACGGCATCCCGGTGACCGGCCTGTTGGACCAGGAGACGCGAGC GTGGATGAAGCGTCCCCGCTGTGGCGTCCCTGATAAAATTGGGGCTCAGGTCAAAGCCAACATGCGGCGGAAGCGATACGCACTGACTGGGCGGAGGTGGAACCAGGCGCACTTGACTTTCAG CATCCAGAACTATACGGAGAAACTGGGGTTCTTCCATTCCTACGACGCCATTCGCCAGGCTATCCATGTGTGGAACCAAGTGACCCCGCTGGTCTTCCAGGAGATCCCCTACAATGAAATCAGACAGAAGAGGAGAGCAGAGGCAGACATCATGGTGCTCTTCGCCTCAGGGTTCCACGGGGACAGTTCCCCCTTTGACGGCACGGGGGGCTTCCTGGCACATGCCTATTTCCCCGGTCCTGGGATGGGAGGAGATGCTCATTTTGACTTGGATGAGCCCTGGACGCTGGACAAGAGGGACATGTTGG GGAACAAtctcttcctggtggccatccatGAGCTGGGCCATTCCTTAGGCCTGGAGCACTCCAGCAATCCCAGTGCCATCATGGCTCCCTTCTACCAGTGGATGGACACAGACAACTTCAGGTTGCCAGAAGATGACCTTCGGGGCATCCAGCAGCTGTATG gGACGCCAGGACAGCAGCCCACCAAATCCCTGCCGACTGTGATGCCCCGGAAGCCAGACCGGAAGCCCCCAGACAAGCCAAACCGCCCCCCCCAGCCTGGCCTCCCTGACCATCTGGAGCCCAACATCTGCGATGGCGACTTTGACACAGTGACGGTTCTGCGTGGAGAGATGTTCATCTTCAAG GGCCGCTGGTTTTGGCGGGTCCGGCATAACCGGGTGCTGGACAACTACCCCATGCCCATCGGGTACTTTTGGAGGGGACTTCCTGGGAACATCGACGCCGCCTACGAGAGGCAAGATGGACGGTTTGCCTTCTTTAAAG GCAGTCAGTACTGGCTCTTCCGAGAGGCAAACCTGGAAGCTGGCTACCCGCAGCCCCTGAGCAGCTATGGGCTGGGCCTTCCTCACGACAGAGTGGATGCTGCGGTGTGGTGGGAGCCCACGGGACACACCTTCTTCTTCCGAGGAGACAG GTACTGGCGCTTTGACGAGGACGGGAGCTCTGTGGGCCATGGCTATCCAAGGAAGCTCAGCATCTGGGCGGGGGTCCCCGCTGCCCCCAGGGGTGCCTTCCTCAGCCCCGATGCCG CTTACACATATTTCTATAAGGGCAGGTTGTACTGGAAGTTTGACAACGagcggctgaaaacggagcccggCTACCCCAAGTCCATCCTGCGGGACTTCATGGGCTGCCAGGAGGAGGTGCCTGTGGAGCCGGACCCCGGCCATCGCTGGCCTGACATGGGAAGGCCCCCCTTCCAGCCCCGGCAGGACAAGGAAACGGAGGAAGCTGCTGCAGCCCCCCACCCTGgcccagaggaagaggaggaatctgCCGTGGAGAAGGAgagtggggggcaggggggaggggacGTGGACATTGTGGTGCACATCAACGATTACCCGCTGACGGTGAGCATCGTCATGGCGGTGGTGCTGCTCTTTCTGCTGCTCTGCGTCCTGGGCCTGGTCTATGTCATCGTGCAGCTGCAGCGGAAGGGCCGGCCCCGCATGCTGCTCTACTGCAAGCGGTCCTTGCAGGAGTGGGTCTGA